The genomic stretch AAAAGAATAGCTAAAAAGCAACCTATCCCGAGGATAAATCCACTATATCCCTTAGTCATCGATTTCGCATTCGCCATTCCATGCTTGTCCAGAAAAAAAACCTTAACCTTTGTTCCACGCGCATGCTTACGCAACAATGGCAGGTCTTTTGAAGCCATTTTAAACACTAAACTTGTCGCATCAGGACGCTTAATCTCCCACAGCTGCATGCCATCTCGAGCACATTGATTGAGCAGTCTTTCAGCGCCAGACCCTTGAAGTTTTACTGTAAAATGAGATTGCACGTCACTCCAATTTTTCACAGAGGCTCCTCCTTGTCACAGTGTTTCATTGATATAACGTACCTGTTCAATTTGGCCTTCTAAAATTAACTCATCATGGTACATTTTCTTAATCACAAAATTTTTCCCTTGCGCAAGCAACTGTCCTGTCGTCAACCTTAGTCGCAGCTCCGTGTCAGAGTAAACGAGCAGTCCTTTATGATTTTCAATATATAAATGCAAATGACCGACCATCGTCAAGCGGGGCAAATCCATCGTAACATCTGCTGGAAGATCTAACTGCCGTGTCAACCACCTGCGCCATCGCTTAGCTCGTTTCAAAGGCACTGCCCCCTTCCCTGAACTATATGAACTTTCCCCCATCAAATAGACGCATTTTGTTGAATAAATGTGAGCTTAGTGCATTTCCCCTCCAAAAAGGGAGCCTTAATTGAATAACTAAATAACGAATCGCCTACCGTCACATCATTTTATGTGATTTGTAAAACAAATAGGTTATCACAACTCGGGGTTGCATAAATACGAGTCGTCATTTGCTCGAACTCACCCTAAAGGGCACTACTGTGGTCTCGTTAGTGACTGTTTTTAATGATGCACTTTTTTTATAAAGTGAGGTGAATTAAAAAAGGATTCATCTAGTGGTTAAGAGCGCAGAGATCCGCTTAGTAACTAAAAAGCGATCTTTAAGAAAATAAAGGATTGTAAGCATAGCCACTTTTAAATTTCCTGAATACACAAGATGCCAATCAATCTATCTTACCTTGCGCCCACTCAGTCACAGCCAACGCTGAAGGTGATTTCTGCAATGCTAAAGTTGTCTGAATAATTTCGCATGAAACAATGCACTTCCTTGTCTTGTTTAATAAGCAATACGCCTTAACACGTTTTCTTACTCGTTATACGAGACTGGGACTAAATAAAACCAATCTACGCAGAAACAAACCTCAGCGTAGTCAAAATACGCAGACTCCTGCGGGAACAGCGCGAGCTGAAGATCCCCATGGAAAGCTTGCTTTCCATGGTAGCTGAAGCCGTGCCCGCGGAAAGCGAAGTATTTTGACGAAGCGGTCGTATTTGCTTTGCACCCTAAAGGGAATAAGCGCAACATCGATTCGAAAAGACCTCATCGTGTTTTCTTTGCCGCTGGAGTCCTGCTAGTGACCGCTGGTTTGTAGAAGAAAACTTTTGCACCTTCTGAATCGCTTTTACCTCAACAGATTTGCTTTATGAGAACACTCAATCGATAGAAATGGAAAACAATAAAATCGGTCACTAA from Aureibacillus halotolerans encodes the following:
- the yqfC gene encoding sporulation protein YqfC — its product is MGESSYSSGKGAVPLKRAKRWRRWLTRQLDLPADVTMDLPRLTMVGHLHLYIENHKGLLVYSDTELRLRLTTGQLLAQGKNFVIKKMYHDELILEGQIEQVRYINETL